Proteins from one Capricornis sumatraensis isolate serow.1 chromosome 2, serow.2, whole genome shotgun sequence genomic window:
- the GNB5 gene encoding guanine nucleotide-binding protein subunit beta-5, translated as MAADGLHENETLASLKSEAESLKGKLEEERAKLHDVELHQVAERVEALGQFVMKTRRTLKGHGNKVLCMDWCKDKRRLVSSSQDGKVIVWDSFTTNKEHAVTMPCTWVMACAYAPSGCAIACGGLDNKCSVYPLTFDKNENMAAKKKSVAMHTNYLSACSFTNSDMQILTASGDGTCALWDVESGQLLQSFHGHGADVLCLDLAPSETGNTFVSGGCDKKAMVWDMRSGQCVQAFETHESDINSVRYYPSGDAFASGSDDATCRLYDLRADREVAIYSKESIIFGASSVDFSLSGRLLFAGYNDYTINVWDVLKGSRVSILFGHENRVSTLRVSPDGTAFCSGSWDHTLRIWA; from the exons ATGGCAGCCGACGGGCTGCATGAGAACGAGACGCTGGCGTCGCTCAAGAGCGAGGCCGAGAGCCTCAAGGGCAAACTGGAGGAGGAGCGGGCCAAGCTGCACGACGTGGAGT TGCACCAGGTGGCCGAGCGCGTGGAGGCCCTGGGGCAGTTTGTCATGAAGACCAGAAGGACCCTCAAAGGCCATGGGAACAAGGTTCTATGCATGGACTGGTGCAAGGATAAGAGGAGGCTCGTGAGCTCCTCTCAG GATGGGAAAGTGATCGTGTGGGATTCCTTCACCACTAACAAG GAGCATGCAGTCACAATGCCCTGCACGTGGGTGATGGCGTGTGCGTACGCCCCATCAGGATGTGCCATTGCATGTGG TGGTTTGGATAATAAATGTTCTGTGTATCCACTGACAtttgacaaaaatgaaaacatggctGCCAAAAAGAAGTCTGTTGCTATGCACACCAACTACTTGTCGGCTTGCAGCTTCACCAACTCTGACATGCAG ATCCTGACGGCGAGCGGCGATGGCACATGTGCCCTGTGGGATGTGGAGAGCGGGCAGTTGCTGCAGAGCTTCCATGGGCATGGGGCCGACGTGCTCTGCCTGGACCTGGCCCCGTCAGAAACTGGGAACACCTTCGTGTCTGGG GGATGTGACAAGAAAGCCATGGTGTGGGACATGCGCTCTGGACAGTGCGTGCAGGCCTTTGAAACACACGAATCTGACATCAATAGTGTCCG GTACTACCCAAGTGGAGATGCCTTTGCTTCCGGATCAGATGATGCTACG TGTCGCCTCTATGACCTCCGGGCAGACAGGGAGGTCGCCATCTATTCCAAAGAGAGCATCATCTTTGGAGCTTCCAGCGTGGACTTCTCCCTCAGTG GTCGCCTGCTGTTTGCTGGATACAATGATTATACCATCAATGTCTGGGATGTCCTCAAGGGGTCTCGAGTCTCCATCTTGTTTGGACATGAAAACCGTGTTAGTACTCTAAGAGTTTCCCCTGATGGGACTGCCTTTTGCTCAGGATCGTGGGATCATACCCTCAGA ATCTGGGCTTAA